One Isoptericola dokdonensis DS-3 genomic window, CGACGCGCTGATGTTCGTCGGCGGCGGCTCGGCGTCGACCGCCGGCGGCATCAAGGTCACGACGCTGGCCGTCATGCTGCTCGCCATCCTCGCCGAGGCCCGCGGCGACCGGGACATCGACGTGTACGGGCGCCGCATCCCCCGCGACTCGTTGCGGCTGTCCATCGCCGTGGTGTTCATCGGCGCCACGATGGTGCTGGTGTCCTGCGTCGCGCTGGTGCGGATGACCGAGTTCTCCCTCGCGCCGATCCTCTTCGAGGTCATCTCGGCGTTCGCGACCGTCGGCCTGTCGACGGGCATCACCCCCGACCTCCCCGTCGGGGCGAAGTTCTGGCTGTGCGGCCTGATGTTCCTCGGCCGCATCGGCACGATCTCCGTGCTGGGCGCTCTCGCCCTGCGGGACCGGCGTCGCGTCATACGCTTCCCCGAGGAACGCCCGATCATCGGGTGATACGGAGGTGCAGCGCAGGGTGGGGACGAGGAACGAGGACCCGCCCGCAGCGGAACCGCAGGCTCACCCGACAAGATGACCGGGTGAGACGGAGGTGCAGCGCAGGGTGGGGACGAGGAACGAGGACCCGCCCGCAGCGAAACCGCAGGCTCACCCGATCATGTGAACCGAGTGACATCCCCGTCTGGAAGGACCACAGTGGCTGACAGGAAAGCTCCGGAGCGGGACGCAGGCGTGCTCGTCATCGGGCTGGGCCGGTTCGGGTCGTCGCTCGCGACGACGCTGGACCGGTTGGGCCAGGACGTGCTGGCCGTGGAGTCGGACGACCGGCTGATCGCGCAGTGGACCGGGCGTCTGCCGCTGGTGCAGGCGGACGCGTCGAACCCGGAGGCGCTCGAGCAGCTGGGCGTGCACGACTTCGGGGTCGCCGTGGTCGGCGTGGGCACGGCGCTGGAGGCGTCGGTGCTCATCACCGGCAACCTCGTGGACCTCGAGGTGCCGCAGATCTGGGCGAAGGCCGTCTCCGCGGAGCACGGGCGCATCCTCACGCGGATCGGCGCGCACCACGTCGTCTACCCGGAGTCGGACGCCGGGTCGCGGGTGGCGCACCTGGTGAGCGGCAAGATGCTCGACTACATCGAGGTGGAGGACGGTTTCACGATCGTGAAGATGCGTCCGCCGCGCGAGATGCAGGGCTTCACGCTCGCCCAGTCGGACATCCGCCGGAAGTACGGCATCACGGTCATCGGTGTGAAGTCGCCGGGCGTGGACTTCGCGTACGCGACCCCGGAGACGCGGGTGAGCTCGAACGACCTGCTGGTCTGCTCGGGTCACGCGGACCTGCTGGAGCGGTTCTCCGCCCGGCCGTGAGGACCATGCCGCCGCCCGTCGTCGTGCTCGTCTGCGGTCCGGCGGGGTCGGGCAAGACGACCCACGCCCGCGCCCTGGAGCGCGCCGGGTGGGTCCGCCTGTCCTTCGACGACGAGGCCTGGGCGCGCGGCCACCGGGACCACCCGGTGGACCCCGCGGCGGTGGCCCGGGTGCACGCCGGTCTGCAGGCGGACCTGCTGCGGCTGGTCGCGGCGGGTCGGCAGGTCGTGGTGGACACGTCGTTCTGGTCCCGGGCGTCCCGCGACGCCTACCGGGCGGTGCTGGCCCCGACGGGTGCCACCGTCGTCGTGCACCTGCTGGACACGCCGCGCGACGTCGTGCTGGCCCGACTGGCCGCTCGCCGCGGCACGGGCGGCGACGACGTCGTCGTGCCGCAGGAGCTCGCCGTCGCCTACCTGGACGGGTTCGAGACGCCGACGGACGACGAGGGTCCGCTGGTCGTCGTGCCGGGCACCGGCGACGACGACTGATCAGCCGAGCTCGGCGGCGAGCTCCTTCGAGCGGGCCTGGGCGGCCTCGAGGGCGGCCAGGAACGCGGCGCGCACGCCGCCCTCGTCGAGCTTCTGCAGGGCGCGGATCGTGGTGCCGCCGGGCGAGGAGACCTTCTCCCGCAGCACGACGGGGTGCTCGCCGGTCTCGGCGAGGAGCTTCCCGGAGCCGAGGACGGTCTGCACGGCGAGGCGGCGCGCGACGTCGCGGGTGAGGCCGAGCAGGACGCCCGCCTCGGCCATGGCGTCGACGACGTAGAACACGTACGCGGGGCCGGACCCGGCCAGCGCCCCGAACGCGTCGATGTCCTTCTCCGTGATGCGGACGGTCTCGCCGGTGCCGGCGAGGAGCGCCTCGACGAGCGCGACGTCGTCGTCGGACGCGGTGGGCCCGGCGACGACGGCGGTGATGCCTGCCCCCACCTGGGCGGGTGTGTTGGGCATGGTCCGCACGACGGGCTGCCCGTCGGGCAGGTGCGCGGCGTACAGGGACAGCGGCAGCCCGGCGGCGACGCTCACGACCACGGCACCCGGCTCCAGGGCCGGGCCGACGAGGTCGAGGAGCGCGACGACGTCCTTCGGCTTGACGCCCACGACGACGATGCGCGCGCCGGCGACGGCGGCGGCGTTGTCGGTGGTGGTGCCGACGCCGTACCGGTCGGCCAGCGCCTCGCCGCGCTCGGCGCGACGGACGGTCGCGACGACGTCGGACGGCGCCAGCCCGGAGGCCAGCGCCCCGGCCAGCACGGCCTCCGCCATGTTCCCCGTCCCGAGGAAGGCGACCTTCGTCCCGGCGATCTGCGTGCTCACGGTGTTCTCCTGGGTCACATCGGGAAGGACTGGTAGAAGTCCTCGACGAGCTCGGCGGGGCCGGTGGCCTGGAGGACGACGGTGCCGTTGCGCCACGTCACGACGGACGTGCCCGCCCCGCCGCCGGGCGTGACGGCGTAGGTGCCGACGGTCTCGCCGCCGACGGTGACGTCGCCGCTGAGGGTCGGCTCTCCCGCCGCCTCCAGCAGGACGGCGTGGACCTCGCCCGCCGCGTCGGCGTCCGCCCACTGCCCGACGACCAGGTCCACCTGCTCGCCGCCCTCGCTGCCGTCGCCGTAGGTGACGGTCCAGGACTCGACGGCGCCGGAGTCGTCGACCCACGCGGTGTTCTCAGCGACGTCGAGGCGCACGAGCTGGAGGACGGAGTCCGGCATCGAGGACAGCAGCTCGGTGGGGCCCTCGGGCAGCTCCGCGGCCTCGGCGGTGGGGGTCGGCGGCGGGGCGGTCACGGTGACGTCGGGCACCGGTTCGCCCTGGCGGGCGAACCCGGGCCACACGAACGCGGTGACGAGCGCGATCGCGACGACCGCGACCAGCGCGCCGACGAGCAGCAGCCGACGTCGGCGGACGACCGCCGTGTGCGACGTTCTCTGGTGCACCTTGTCTCCCGGGGTCCGGAATCCCGGGGAGAGGTACCCCGGCTTCTGGTCGACCATGGACGTCCTCCTGCTCTGCGACCGCAGGGCGCTCCGACGACCGCGACGCGGTGCAGCCTACGGCCTGACGCCCTCCGTGCGCCGTCGCGTCCACGGCCGGTCGCGGATCCGGCCGGTCGCCCCGCACCTGTCGGTGCCTCGCCCTAGCGTGGGCCCGTGACCACGACGACCCGCGCCGCCCGCTCGAAGTCCACGAAGCCCGCCTACCGGTGCTCCGAGTGCGGCTGGACCACTGCGAAGTGGGTGGGCCGCTGCGGCGAGTGCCAGGCGTGGGGCAGCGTCACGGAGGAGGGTCCGGCGTCGGCCGGTCCGCGCACCACGGCGGTGGCCCCGGTGCGTTCGGCGGCGCGTCCCATCGGGGAGATCGACGTGGACTCGGCGCGGGCGACGCCGACCGGCGTCGACGAGCTCGACCGGGTGCTGGGCGGCGGGCTCGTCCCGGGGGCCGTGGTGCTCCTGGCGGGCGAGCCCGGCGTCGGCAAGTCGACGCTGCTGCTGTCGGTCGCGTCGAACGCGGCGCGCGGGGCCGACGGCCGCCCTCGCACCGTGCTGTACGTGACGGGCGAGGAGTCCGCCGGGCAGGTGCGGCTGCGCGCGGAGCGGATCGGCGCGCTCGCGGAGACGCTGCTGCTCGCCGCCGAGACCGACCTCGCCACCGTGCTCGGGCACGTCGAGCACGCGGAGCCCGCGCTGCTCATCGTGGACTCCGTGCAGACCATCGCCTCGGCGGAGGTGGACGGTGCCCCCGGTGGCGTCAGCCAGGTCCGCGAGGTCGCGGGCGCGCTCATCGCCACCGCCAAGGCGCGGCAGGTGCCGGTGCTGCTCGTCGGGCACGTCACCAAGGACG contains:
- a CDS encoding potassium channel family protein yields the protein MADRKAPERDAGVLVIGLGRFGSSLATTLDRLGQDVLAVESDDRLIAQWTGRLPLVQADASNPEALEQLGVHDFGVAVVGVGTALEASVLITGNLVDLEVPQIWAKAVSAEHGRILTRIGAHHVVYPESDAGSRVAHLVSGKMLDYIEVEDGFTIVKMRPPREMQGFTLAQSDIRRKYGITVIGVKSPGVDFAYATPETRVSSNDLLVCSGHADLLERFSARP
- a CDS encoding AAA family ATPase encodes the protein MPPPVVVLVCGPAGSGKTTHARALERAGWVRLSFDDEAWARGHRDHPVDPAAVARVHAGLQADLLRLVAAGRQVVVDTSFWSRASRDAYRAVLAPTGATVVVHLLDTPRDVVLARLAARRGTGGDDVVVPQELAVAYLDGFETPTDDEGPLVVVPGTGDDD
- the proC gene encoding pyrroline-5-carboxylate reductase: MSTQIAGTKVAFLGTGNMAEAVLAGALASGLAPSDVVATVRRAERGEALADRYGVGTTTDNAAAVAGARIVVVGVKPKDVVALLDLVGPALEPGAVVVSVAAGLPLSLYAAHLPDGQPVVRTMPNTPAQVGAGITAVVAGPTASDDDVALVEALLAGTGETVRITEKDIDAFGALAGSGPAYVFYVVDAMAEAGVLLGLTRDVARRLAVQTVLGSGKLLAETGEHPVVLREKVSSPGGTTIRALQKLDEGGVRAAFLAALEAAQARSKELAAELG